One region of Gigantopelta aegis isolate Gae_Host chromosome 7, Gae_host_genome, whole genome shotgun sequence genomic DNA includes:
- the LOC121377617 gene encoding uncharacterized protein LOC121377617, whose protein sequence is MDYSKFTDIEQRLTDFPNSFQLDQMHLVNTKQRRSLLDKMLEQRETEDNASPMEQNRNDNFASFLMFLLNDYEKAIKKNADVLQRDSTNIVARANRVRFLYKRDLPTAEENLKELEEMKKSSSYAWIHAVAEAEVAFCLASTSPPCYFRAVKIYRSVNDRYPTEYLWKFGEALTIRRGITLNSCSKELLRDIVTNTVRCIKLFMEIAQKAEKPLNAKAWVQLGEISNSVSKVFPPFNKDVVKAVKSKTHILPVEECYECALKLCDKDAFVLGRCGTFFRKIGQLGKSKTLLEESIKLQRTSYTHQHLALTLKKMAENNSRGTRQFRPPSLDRSNIPVWLKFANQHLKFSKDDPDIKSAIDHLSKSAKISQECNISAIHELGITYLQLEDYANAEDTFKKIIYSYDTPGSPVFTINAYEQTGLCCLQKSEEAGISQNKKAALIKKGKFFLTSAIETAARVVSEIQNIHLTGYEDSDAFKTIADMLQSEYDSSKKTTKLKEMARLYELVGKHKESLDICQKLCQDPAEAKNAEMSIRLIENYLKLKDYDNAKLCVSLLLCTHQATDVPRDLVNRVYLETALHILQEGHGPQMAHDSFRRAFELKYGAKKTQDADGFDVMILYDEGNTETFETSQSIQKILDTYTGLSITRNLEAAFGAKTEISSYELLIGSVQVLVIVLNPDPPDKQWKYWIDLALTIAKDRKNMAIICLTTGSDHPVTALQGFRTGRTPAGDKDHTWLLDVFRLMIDP, encoded by the coding sequence ATGGATTATTCGAAGTTTACCGATATAGAACAAAGACTAACAGATTTTCCAAATTCCTTTCAACTTGACCAGATGCATCTGGTAAATACCAAACAACGTCGAAGTCTCCTTGACAAGATGCTGGAACAACGTGAGACGGAAGACAATGCGAGTCCAATGGAACAAAACAGGAACGATAACTTTGCTTCTTTCCTAATGTTCCTGTTAAATGATTATGAAAAGGCAATTAAGAAAAATGCGGACGTCCTCCAGAGAGATTCCACGAATATTGTAGCGCGTGCAAATCGTGTGCGGTTTTTGTACAAACGCGATCTACCTACAGCAGAGGAGAATCTGAAAGAGCTTGAAGAAATGAAGAAAAGTTCTTCTTATGCATGGATTCACGCAGTGGCGGAGGCGGAAGTAGCGTTCTGTTTGGCTAGTACCTCTCCTCCCTGCTACTTCAGAGCTGTTAAGATCTACAGATCAGTCAATGACAGGTATCCGACTGAATATCTGTGGAAGTTTGGCGAGGCGCTAACCATAAGACGCGGAATCACTCTCAACAGCTGTTCAAAGGAACTTTTACGTGACATTGTTACAAACACAGTTCGCTGTATCAAACTTTTTATGGAAATAGCTCAAAAGGCTGAAAAACCTCTAAATGCCAAGGCGTGGGTTCAACTTGGAGAAATAAGTAACTCAGTCAGTAAAGTATTCCCACCATTTAACAAAGATGTGGTAAAAGCGGTGAAGAGTAAGACACACATTTTACCTGTAGAAGAATGCTATGAGTGTGCGCTTAAACTCTGTGATAAGGACGCATTTGTCCTTGGAAGATGTGGCACATTTTTCCGAAAGATTGGGCAGCTGGGCAAATCGAAAACATTGCTGGAAGAATCAATTAAACTTCAAAGAACAAGTTACACACATCAACATCTTGCTCTAACACTAAAGAAAATGGCCGAAAATAACTCTAGAGGTACCAGACAGTTTAGACCACCATCATTAGATAGGAGCAACATTCCAGTCTGGTTAAAATTTGCAAACCAGCATTTGAAATTTTCTAAAGACGATCCAGACATAAAATCCGCAATCGACCACTTAAGTAAATCAGCTAAAATATCCCAAGAGTGTAACATTTCAGCAATTCACGAACTGGGCATTACATATCTCCAATTAGAAGACTACGCAAACGCCGAAGATACTTTCAAGAAGATAATTTACAGTTATGACACGCCTGGCTCACCAGTATTCACTATCAATGCCTACGAACAGACTGGACTCTGCTGTTTGCAAAAGAGTGAAGAGGCGGGAATATCACAGAACAAGAAAGCTGCGTTAATCAAGAAAGGGAAATTCTTCCTCACCTCGGCAATAGAGACTGCTGCAAGAGTTGTTTCTGAAATCCAAAATATTCATCTGACAGGTTACGAAGACAGCGATGCATTCAAAACCATTGCAGATATGTTACAAAGTGAGTACGATTCCTCAAAGAAAACCACGAAGCTGAAGGAAATGGCTCGCCTCTACGAGCTCGTTGGTAAGCACAAGGAATCACTGGATATCTGTCAGAAACTATGTCAAGATCCAGCTGAAGCTAAGAACGCAGAGATGTCGATACGCCTTATTGAAAACTATCTTAAACTTAAAGACTACGACAATGCCAAGCTGTGTGTGAGTCTCCTGCTGTGTACGCATCAAGCCACAGATGTTCCTCGTGATCTCGTGAACCGGGTCTACTTGGAAACAGCGTTGCACATTCTACAAGAAGGACATGGACCGCAGATGGCACACGACTCGTTTAGGAGAGCCTTTGAGTTGAAGTACGGGGCAAAGAAAACACAAGATGCTGATGGCTTTGATGTGATGATTCTCTACGATGAAGGTAACACAGAGACGTTTGAAACCTCACAGAGTATACAGAAGATTCTGGACACATACACAGGGCTCAGCATCACTAGAAATCTGGAGGCAGCCTTTGGGGCCAAAACCGAAATAAGTTCTTACGAACTTCTTATTGGTAGTGTACAAGTTCTTGTGATTGTCTTGAACCCGGACCCGCCAGATAAGCAGTGGAAGTACTGGATTGATTTAGCACTAACGATTGCCAAAGACAGAAAGAACATGGCGATCATCTGCTTAACAACTGGAAGTGACCATCCTGTCACGGCACTACAGGGTTTTAGAACAGGACGAACACCGGCTGGTGATAAAGACCACACGTGGCTGTTGGACGTATTTCGACTTATGATTGACCCTTAG